A single Eulemur rufifrons isolate Redbay chromosome 9, OSU_ERuf_1, whole genome shotgun sequence DNA region contains:
- the G6PC1 gene encoding glucose-6-phosphatase catalytic subunit 1 — MRMEDGMNALHDFGIQSTHYLQVKYQDSQDWFILVSVIADLRNAFYVLFPIWFHLREAVGIKLLWVAVIGDWLNLVFKWILFGQRPYWWVLDTDYYSNTSVPLIKQFPVTCETGPGSPSGHAMGAAGVYYVMVTSTLSIFRGKKRPTYRFRCLNIILWLGFWAVQLNVCLSRIYLAAHFPHQVVAGVLSGIAVAETFRHVQGIYNASLKKYFLVTFFLFSFAIGFYLLLKGLGVDLLWTLEKAKRCCERPEWIHIDTTPFASLLKNVGTLFGLGLALNSSMYQESCKGKLNRWLPFRLSCIVASLVLLHLFDSLKPPSQIELIFYVLSFCKSAAVPLASVSVIPYCLARVLGQPHKKSL, encoded by the exons ATGAGGATGGAGGATGGAATGAATGCTCTCCATGACTTTGGGATCCAGTCAACGCACTACCTGCAGGTGAAGTACCAAGACTCCCAGGACTGGTTCATCTTGGTGTCTGTGATCGCAGACCTCAGGAATGCCTTCTACGTCCTCTTCCCCATCTGGTTCCATCTTCGAGAAGCTGTGGGCATCAAACTCCTCTGGGTAGCTGTGATCGGAGACTGGCTCAACCTCGTCTTTAAGTG GATTCTCTTTGGACAGCGCCCATACTGGTGGGTCCTGGACACTGACTACTACAGCAATACTTCCGTGCCGCTGATAAAGCAGTTCCCTGTCACCTGTGAGACTGGACCAG GGAGTCCCTCCGGCCATGCCATGGGTGCAGCAGGAGTATACTATGTGATGGTCACATCCACCCTCTCTATCTTTCGGGGAAAGAAAAGGCCGACCTACAGATTTCG GTGTTTGAACATCATTTTGTGGTTGGGATTCTGGGCTGTGCAGCTGAACGTCTGTCTGTCAAGAATCTACCTTGCTGCTCACTTTCCCCATCAGGTCGTTGCTGGAGTCTTGTCAG GCATTGCCGTGGCTGAGACTTTCCGCCACGTCCAGGGAATCTACAACGCCAGcctcaagaaatattttctcgTCACCTTCTTCCTGTTCAGCTTTGCCATTGGCTTTTACCTGCTGCTAAAGGGGCTGGGCGTAGACCTCCTGTGGACTCTGGAAAAGGCCAAGAGGTGCTGTGAGCGGCCAGAATGGATCCATATTGACACCACGCCCTTTGCCAGCCTCCTCAAGAACGTGGGGACCCTCTTTGGCCTGGGGCTGGCGCTCAACTCTAGCATGTACCAGGAGAGCTGCAAGGGCAAACTCAACAGGTGGCTGCCATTCCGCCTCAGCTGCATCGTGGCCTCCCTCGTCCTCCTGCACCTCTTTGACTCCTTAAAACCCCCGTCCCAAATCGAGCTGATATTCTACGTCCTGTCCTTCTGCAAAAGTGCGGCAGTGCCCCTGGCATCCGTCAGTGTCATCCCCTACTGCCTCGCCCGGGTCCTGGGCCAGCCGCACAAGAAGTCTTTGTAA